The genomic stretch CAGCGTGCAGCACGGCAGCTTCTGATAACATACAAAAAGAACGTTTTTCTGAGGGTATGGGATATTTTAGCCTTGCGAGCAGTATTGCTATGGCTCTTGCTCCGGCGATTTCCTTGTCGCTTGGAATGAAGAATAATATTATGCTGGCAGCTGTATTTTTAATAATTGCTATTTCTTTGGTTTTTGTCATGAATTTTAATAACCGTCCTGCTGTACAAAGTTCAATGGTTCCAAGACCATCTTTGTATGCGAAAGAAGCTGCGCTACCATCTGTTGTTATATTTTTAATTATGATTACATGGGGGGCCATCATTACCTTTTTAGCGCTGTATGGATTGCAAAAATCCATTTCAGGAACAGGAGCGTTTTTTACTGTATATGCTATAAGTATGCTGATTACCCGTCCATTCTTTGGAAAGCTGGTTGACCGCAGGGGCTTTGGCATGGGTGTCTGGTCGGGGGTACTTCTTATACCGATCGCATTACTGCTGCTTTCGGTAAGCAACAGCTTAATTACTATCCTGATTTGTGCGGTGATCTATGGAACCGGCATAGGTGCAGCTCAATCCAGTTTACAGACAATGGCAATTATTAAAGTCCCTAAGGAAAGAACTGGTGCCGCAAATGCTACATTTTTTACGGGTTTTGATGGTGGAATCGGAGCCGGTGCAGTTTTGGCAGGTATCATATCTACTTTTGCAGGATACGAGATGATGTTTGCATTGATGGCTATATTCCCATTTTTAGCGGGAATCCTTTATTATATTGATATAAGACTTAAAAGGAGAGCAGAAAAGTAGTATAATTACCAATAGCAGGAGAATCTTGTTCTGTTGTTGAAGCGGCAAGCAATGACATCAAGGAGCAAACGGTACAGTTGGGTGTTACGTTTGGTGATGAAACAGAAGTGAAAAAAGCGAATGCACTCCTTCCATCGGGCCATTACCATGGAGCCCATGCGCTGCCGAGATGATAGATAAATTTGGTGTTGGTGGTATATCACAGCCCCGCAGCATCATCCGCCCGTTGGGATTCAAGCATATATAAAATTCCTGAATAGAATTAGCATAATACGGGTTCACTTTCTTCTACGTATGCGAGGTTACCTAAATTTTCATTTCACAATTAAGCCGTACCATTTAATATCGGTTATATTTTGAGTGATAAAATAGAAAGTTGATTTTCAATATAAAAAAGAGGGAAAGGAAATATGAATATGGATATTGCTGTTTCGTATGAAATTCCAAATGCACAGGAATATAATAATTTACGAATAATTTCTGGATTGAGTCCAAAAGATGAAGCGGCATCAGAAGCAGGATTGAAAAATTCTATCTTTATTGTTACTTTAAGGGACTCTGATAAACTAATTGGCATGGGAAGAGTTATAGGGGATAAAGGATGCTTTTATCATATTGTAGATATTGCTGTTGCCCCCTCATACCAGGGAAATGGACTAGGTAAACTGATTATGTCAGAAATAAATACATACCTGGAGAATAACATTCCGAAAAATTCTTATGTTAGTCTGATTGCTGATGTTCCGGCAGATGAACTATATAAAAAATTTGGATTTGAATATTCGGCTCCAAAGTCTGCTGGCATGGTGAAAAAAATGTAACTGGAGGAAACAGAGAAATTGAAAAAGGTTTTGGCATCGAAATATAAATGCCCATGCTGCGATTATTATACATATCCTGTTCCTACAAAAGAGGCTGTTGGTTTCATTTGCCCTGTATGTTTCTGGGAAAATGATGTTTTTATTTCTACGGAAAATGAGTCAAGTGATTGTAATCATGGATTAACAATTCTGGAAGGGCGCAGCAATTATAAAAAATATGGTGCTTGTGAGAAGACGATGATATCAAATGTCCGTTCTCCGAAAGAATGCGAGATAACAGGTACAAAATAGCAGGAACTTTAGTTCTTGGACAGAAGAAATCCTATATTGGGCGGCTGCCATTTGACAACCCTTTGTTGTTAAATGGCAGCCGCCTTTTAAAAAATCATTTCTTCCAGAGGCCATGGAGTCTATAGCATAAGTGGGTTTAGATAAAACTGAAAATACAATGTTGATGATTTAATGATGTTTACTCTTTATTTCATTTAAACTGAGAACTCTTTATCAGTGACCATTTGCTTTCATTGCAAAAAACCGTGCATTAAGGCCTGTTTTCTATGAATATTTATCGATAATAGAGCGATAATAAACCCCAAAGTATCTGCAATGTTAAAAAATAATAATAGAAACTGAAGGTGGAGAAGGAATGGAAGTTAAAGAGAGAATTGTACAGGATAAAGGCTTAGATCACACACTTAAATTATTGGAAGAAGGATATCTTTTTATCAAAAATAGAATGGATCTTTATAAATGCAATATTTTTGAAACCCATATCATGGGAGAAAAAGCAATTTGCATTAGTGGAGAAGAAGCATGTAAGATTTTTTATAATGAAGAGCTATTTCAACGAAAAGGTGCAATGCCAAAGAGAATACAAAAAACACTGTTTGGAGTTAATGCCATTCAGGGGATGGATAATAAAGCACATATTCAGCGAAAACTATTATTTATGTCGTTAATGACTGAGGTTCATCAAAAGGAACTTGCGGAGTTTTTTGAGAAAGAAATGGAAGCTTCCGTTCATAAATGGGCGGATATGGAAGAAGTTGTACTATTTCACGAAGCTAAAAATGTTATTTGCAAGATAGCGTGTTACTGGACCGGAGTTCCATTGCCGGAATCTGATGTAGAAAGCAGGGCAGATGATTTTTGCGCAATGGTTGATGGACTGGGCGGAGTTGGACCCAGATACTGGAAAGGAAAGACGGCACGGAACAGAACCGAGGAATGGATAAGAGGAATCATAGACGATGTGAGACAAGAGAAGCTGATAGTTAAAGATGATTCCGCACTTCATTTAATGGCTTTTCACAGAGAGCCTGATGGCAGCCAAATGGAGTTGCAGATGGCGGCAAAAGAGCTTATTAACGTAATAAGACCAATTGTCGCTATTTCAACATACATTACTTTTACAGCTTTAGCAATGTATGAACATCCTGAGTGTCATGAAGAACTGATGCGTGGTGATAACAATTATTTTGAAATGTTTGTACAGGAAGTTCGCCGATACTATCCGTTTACCCCATTTTTAGGAGCAAGGGTACACAAGGACTTTGTATGGAATCAGTATGAATTTAAAAAGGGAGTACTTGTACTGCTTGATGTTTATGGGATGAATCATGATTCTAAAATATGGAGTAATCCTGATGAATTTCGGCCGGAGCGCTTTAAAGAACAAAAGGACCGGACATTTAGTTTTATCCCTCAAGGCGGTGGTGATCCAGGAAAGGGGCATCGCTGTCCTGGTGAAGGTATTACGATTGAAATGATGAAAGCGAGTTTAAACTTTCTTGTTAACAAAGTTGACTTTGAAGTTCCAGAACAAGACTTAAACTACAGCCTTTCAAGAATACCCACTTTACCTGAAAGCGGATTTATCATGAAAAACATTAGAAAGAAATTGTAACAGACACATTGCAAGGGCGGATTAAGCGGATTGAAGACAAGGGAACTGATTATCAGTTATTGATTTGGGAAGTTCAATACTAACTAAAAGGTTCCCCTAAAAGGATAAGATCAGTTTTTGCTGCCGACTAACCCGCTCCTTGATCTGATTCAGAAACGAAGCCGGTCCTAGTACCCGTACCACTGGGCCAAAGGCCAGCACCTGAATTAACAGTTCGGTTTCCCTGGTTTTATCATAATAGATGGAACAGCGATACTTACCTGTTTCATCTACTCTTTCAACCTTTTTCTGATAACAGGAAAAATGAAGCATGGTTCTTTCCAGAGCATTTCGCTCATCTGAAATTTCCATAACAATCGGTTCCTCACAGAGAGCATCTTCTGTAAATCGGTCCATATCAACCGGCTCTTCGATATAATATCCTGTTTCTTCTATCTTTAATATTCGTCCGATATGTAAAATATCCATGCGCCAGCCAATTCGTCGGCGATAAAGGGCGCAGAGCCGGAACTTGCCGTCTTTGGCGGAATATTCAATCCTGCAGGGTAGATAGGTAAACTCCATCAGTCGTCCCTTAACCGAGTAATAGGAGATTTTAAGTGTCTGGTGTTGTTCTATTGCTTTCAGAATCAGCTGAAAGTGCCGCCGAAACGAGGAGTTAATCACATCCCGATCCTGATAGTGATCAAAGTATTGAAAAGCGGATGGAACATACAGTGGGGCGGTATCTTTCAATAGCCGCTGGAGCAGTTCCAACTGTTCGTCAGTGAAAAACAGGCCGATCCGTTCATCTTCTAGCAGTGTCTTCAGCCAGGATTTTTGAAGCGAGGTAAGTGGAAAGCGGACTGGCTGCGACAATCGGGAAGCAAAATTCTTACCACTGTCGTCCGGTGTAAGCAAAGCCCAGTCGCCATCAAGCAGATGAGGAATGATCGTAAGCACGCTTTCATCGTAACCATATTTCTCGGCAATTCTAGTCATTTCGGCCGGACTGATCGGTGCCTGGGATGCTTCCTCCAATATTCTGGCAACAACCTGATAATAACAATTATATATTTCTGAAAAGAGTTCCATGTTACTGTCCTCCTAAAGACATGGTTTCGCTGGTTTCCTCAGCATACATCTTTTGCATTCGCTTCATATCATGCCAGAAACGTAGTTCTACCTGCTTATTTGAACAGGTAAAATTAAGAATGCGTCCGGTAAAAGTTCTAATCCAGGGAATCATCTCAGCACTGTCCCAACACTCAATCGTATATTCGTAGATATCTGGCTGGATTCGTTTCAGCTGGCCCTGGCGGCCTTCCCGATTAAGCCTGTTGATCAAATAGCCTTCCGTCATTTCATCCAGGCTTATCTGCATGCAAACTCGTTCTGGCTCCCGGCGGCATCCAAAGGAAACACCCCAGGTATAGCGGCTGTTCTTCTCATAGCCGGTTAAATATCGGTCATAATCCGGTTCTGATTTAAGCGGTGAAACACTCTGAACGCTGTCCAGCCGGTAAGTCGATAGACGCCCGTTTGCCAGCCTACGGACACACACGTAGCGGCGGCCGGTCTGGGTACTGACCCGGATTTTTAGCGGAACACACTCAAACTTATTTATATGCCCGCTTCTGATATGCTTGATCTGTATTGAAATTTGCTGTTTTTCTTTAATGGCAGTAAGCATTGGCAGCAGCACCTCATCCTCCAGGGTATGTGCCAGATAATCGTGGCGAAACCGAAAATGATCATTCTGGCACCGGAGTGAATCCAGGATGGTACTTCCGACAAAACCAAATGGGGCGGCGGTCTGAAAATAAGAAGCTGCTTCTTTGAGGCCATTATATAAATCCGGATGGTTGGTCAGCCAATCCGGGTATGCCGTATATAAATGCTGCCGGCCTTCTTTTTTAACCATAAACAGCCCGTTCTGCTCATATTCCATTAGTTTCTTACGAACCGTCTGTACTTCAAACAGAACCTGATAACGTTCCATCAATTCATCGTTTATGGTATCCACATTGCGGGATTCCCCATCCTGCATCATATCCAGCAAAAAAAAGTGCAGCATAATATCATTATTTGTAAAGCTTTTGGTTTTCCATACATTAAATAACGGATTACTGTCGATCCGGTTGCTGTCCATAGTGATGGCAACCGATTTTTTATGGCTGGAATCATAGTCGTACTGAATATAATCAGCAAACCAACTTTCAATCCGTCGCCGCTCATTGTCGTAAGTTCGCCGGCCGGATTCCGGATAATCCATCCGCGATTTGAAACCATAGACATAGAAATCCCGTACATAAGTACGTACTTTATTAAAATGTTTGATCAGTTCGTTGAATTCCGCCATGGTTTTGTACTCCTGCTTCAATATATTCATTGAGTCTATTATATAAGGACAATGGTTAAGTTCGCAACTTTTTTTAAATGATAAATATAAAATACGGTGTTATGATATAGCCATGGTAAAAAATGGAAACGGGGGAATGAAAAAATGTTTGTTATTTATAATGAAAGAACAAGAAAGCCGATCAAGGTCTGGCTGGAAAATATAGATCAGATAGAAGAAAGCTGTTTGGAGCAGGCGTATCACCTGGCCGATCTGCCATTTGTACATAAGTGGGTATGCCTGATGCCGGATACGCATACCGGCATGGGAATGCCCATCGGTGGCGTGCTAGCCACCAGCGGCGTCATTATTCCCAACGCAGTTGGCGTGGATATCGGCTGCGGAATGAACTTTGTCTCTACCAATATTAAGGCTGCCACGCTTAAAGAAGTAATGACAGGTAACGGCACGTTGGTGCAGACTATCATCGCAGATATTATGCGAAATGTTCCTGTGGGTTTTAAATCCCATAAAGAAAAACAGCTATCCCAGGTACTGGATCAAGCTCTTACTCGGGTGGAACAATACCAAAGCAACCCGGATCTGTTTCCTTTGATTGAATCTGCTTATTACCAGGTAGGCACCCTGGGCGGTGGAAATCATTTTATTGAACTGCAGGAAGATCAGGATGGCTACTTAGGAATTATGTTACATTCCGGCAGCCGCCATTTTGGCAAGAGCATCTGTGATGCTTACCATAAGAAAGCCAGAGCCTTGAATACGACATGGTATTCACAGGTGCCCGATGAATATCGGCTTGCGTTTCTGCCGGTTGATTCAAAGGAAGGGCAGGAATACATTACATGGATGAATCTGGCTATGGACTATGCCTTTGAAAATCGGGCCCGGATGATGGAACACGTGAAAAATATTGTTGCCTCTAAAATTCAGAAGTATTTAAACCAGGAGGTTTTGTTTGGTCACGAGATTAACTGCCATCATAACTATGCAGCTTTGGAAAATCACTATGATAAAAATGTCTGGGTACACCGCAAAGGTGCCACCAGAGTCCGAAATGGGGAACTGGCAGTAATTCCTGGTGCAATGGGATCCTACAGCTATGTGGTCAAAGGAAAGGGAAATGAAGAGAGTTTTTGTACATCTTCCCACGGTGCTGGCCGGGCTTATTCCCGTAAGGGCGCAATGGCTGCCTTTAGCTGTGAAGAGGTCTTAAATGATCTGAAAGAACAGGGGATTGTCCTGGGTAAAACGAAAAAGGCAGATGTGGCAGAAGAAAGCCGATTTGCTTACAAAGATATTCAGACTGTGATGGAAAATCAGACCGATTTGGTTGAGATTGTCTCTCAGCTAAAGACCGTCGCAGTGGTAAAAGGGTAATTACCTGCTATATACCAGCATTTAGAGCTGGATGGTGCCGGCTGTGATACAGTTCGGTATGCCGCAGGAATTATATAAATGCGAGGTGGAAGGAAAATCCACAAGATCGCTCAAATTGATTGTTGCAGGTTCAAATCCTGCCGGTTATGGAACCGTATCTCAATGGTAGAGAAATCAAAAGACACCTGCTAAGTGTCCCACTTTATGAAATGTAAACATGGTATCTGCCTGCCAGCGGAACCAGATAACCGACTAGCTCCGGTAACCCGGGGACGCCGGTATCGGTCCCGTAATGCGGTTATGGCAACAGAGAAGCAGCCTCGCACTGATCATTCGCTGCAGTACAGTTTTCGGTTCTCATGCCCGGCCAGAAGGAAAGTCAGAAGACGGCTTTCCGGGCGGCCGGGAACCAGATCAGAAACCAGGCTGAAGCCGATCGGTCCGCAGCATCTCTGTGGCAGATATCAGGCTACATTCCCAAACAACATCTATAACAAGCGTGAATAATAAATAAGAGGTGAAAGCTATGAAATATATAATTAATCAGAACCAGTGCGGTTTTTTAATGAAGGATGGTATTTTTATCAAAACCTTATACTGCGGAAAATACTGGTACCCGGGAATGCTCGGTTATCAAGTTGTAATAGAAAAAATGGAAGGTTCCGTCGGTTTTGGCACATTGCCTGTAGAGGTATTATTGCAGGATCAAACATTTGCTGATAAAGTTTTACATATCAAGATCCCCGAGGGACACATCGGCATTCTGCGATTAAATGGTGTGGTTCAGCAGGTGCTGACCGATCCGGTATATTTGTATTGGAACAATTGGAATCGATATGATTATGAACTGTTGGATATGAGAGAGCCGAAAATGAAGGCGGAGATCACCAAATCCTGCCTGGCACATATTCCGTTAAAATATTATAAGAAAATTGAGATTAAAACGGGCGAAACAGGTGTTTTGTATTTTGACAATCAGATGGTGGGCGAATTAGCGGCCGGTACCTACTTTTATTGGACTTATGCCAAAGACGTAGTATGCCAGGTAGTTGATTTAAGAGCAAGATCCTTAGAGATCAACGGCCAGGAAATCCTGACAGCCGACCGAATCGGTATCAGAGTCAATCTGTTATGTACTTACCGGGTCACTCAGGTGAAAAGAATGCTTGAGACCATTAAGAATCAAGAAACTCAGATATATGCCTGCGTGCAGTTGGTGGTCAGAGAATTTATCGGCAAATATCGGTTGGATGAGATTCTGGAGCAAAAAGAAGAAATCTCCTGTTTTATCTGCACACAGCTGAAAGAAATGCAGGATGAATACTGCATCGAATTTTTGACTGTAGGGATTAAGGATATTATCTTACCGGGAGAGATCCGGGAGATTATGAATACTGTGCTGATCGCCGAGCGGAAAGCTCAGGCCAATGTTATCACCAGAAGAGAGGAAGTGGCTTCCACTCGGTCACTTCTGAATACGGCAAAGCTAATGGATGAGAATAAAACGCTGTATAAATTAAAGGAGTTAGAGTGTCTGGAACGAATCTGCATGCAGGTCGGCAATATCAACATAGCCGGCAGCGGCGCACTGCTTGAGCAGCTGCGGGAGCTGATGGGCGGATACGTATAAACATAAATGACAGATTTCACAAATGGGCTGCCCTTGGCACGGAAATGTGCCAGAGGTGCCTGTTTGTGAAATTTACGCCTTAAGCCGATACCCCGCACCCCGCACCGTCTGGATATACCGGGGGTTGCCTGGATCTTCCTCTATTTTGTCCCTCAGACGGTTGATGTGGACGGCGACAGTGGCATTATCGCCCATGGCCTCCATACCCCAGATACGCTCGTAAAGCGTTTCCCGGTTAAAGACCACATCTTCGTTGAGTGCCATAAACAGTAAAAGCTCATATTCCTTGTTTTTCAGTTCGATTTCAATGTCATTTACATAGACTCTGCGAGTATCGGTGTTGATGCGGATATTGCCAAAGGTAATCTGTATCGGCGCGGTCCTATCCGATTTCTTCAATCTGGCATATTGAGCCAGGTGCGCCTTAACCCGTGCTACCAGCACACTGGGAGAAAAAGGCTTCTCAATGTAGTCATCTGCGCCAAGTCCGAGTCCGCGTATCTTATCAATATCCTCCCAACGGGCCGTGACCATCAGGATAGGAATGTCCAGTGTCTCCCGCAGCTTGCGGCAGATGGTAAAACCGTCAATACCGGGAAGCATAAGATCAAGCAGGATCAGATCGTAGCAGCCCTGTAATGCTTTTTCCAAACCGATATTTCCATTCGTCGCAATTTCCACCTCAAAATTATGGATTTCAAGGTAATCTCGCTCAATTGCTGCGATTGCTGTATCATCTTCTATAATCAGTATTTTCTCCATATTATTCCTCCGCTTTTGGCAGCCAAATTACAAGTTCCAAACCACCGTTTTTGCCAGCTTTTGCGTCAATCGTTCCATTCATGCGTTGTATCGCATTGGCGGCGATCGCAAGACCAAGACCGCTTCCGCGATGAGGATCCTGCCGGGAAGGATCGCTGCGATAAAACACTTCGAACAGGTGGGACAGTGCTTCGTTTGGAACACCTGGTCCATCGTCACAAAGGGAAAGGCAGTATCCGCCGTTTTCTTCCCACAGGGAGATGGTCAGAGTACCTTTATCCTTCGTTTTATACTTGGCGCTGTTCTCCATAATGTTGGTCATCACACGCCGAAGCTGGTCCGGGTCAGCCAACACCGCAGCCGGGACAAGAGCATTGGCGGATAAAACCAGTCCCTTTTCCTCATACTCTGTCCCTAATGCCCGTAGGAACTGCCGTACTTCATCGTCAAGCCGTAGGAGCTCCGGGTTATCTGGGTATTCACCAAGCTCCATCTTGGAGAACAGGAAAATCTTGGACAGCATACGGTCAATGTCTTCTGCTTTGCTTTTGATGATTTCTAAATATCCTTTTTGGTTTTCCGGTGTTTTGGCAATACCATCCAGAAGCCCTTCCACATAAGCCTGTATAGAAGTCAATGGACTGCGCAGGTCATGGGAGATACCGGCCAGCAATTCCTTGCGGCTTTGCTCATGCTGGTCAGTCAGCTCTACCGAGGCTTTGAGCCGGGCGGCCATTTCATTGAAATCGGCACAAATAGGTGCGAACTCGTCTTGACAATCATATACAATGCGGTGCTCTAAATTTCCATCGCTGATCTGTCTTACGCCGTCAGAAAGAATGTTCAGCGGCTGTTCGATTTTCTGGAACACAAACTTCGTAAGAAATCGGTTAGTAAGCAGGATAGAGAAGAGTATGGCAATCAAAAGAATAACCGCCTGTATTACAAGGACAACTTTCAGGATACGATAGGATAGCTTTGAAGGGCTGGCAAAAATGGCGATGCGGTAAACGGCGCCATTATTTTCGACTTGCTGAACATATAGCTCACGATTCCCGTTGGAAACAAAGCCTTTTCCTCCCAATATCGCTTCAGCTTCCATCAGAATTCTATCTGCATCGGTTGCACTCCCATACTGATAGAGAGTTTTACCGGAAGAATCCACAGATAACGCTATGGAGTTTCTGTCCAGTATCCTGCTGATCCCAGCCAGATCCTCCGCAAGGTTTGCGTTCTTTTCTTTTTTCAGTGATTTCTCGACGATCATGGAAATGCCCCGGCTGGCCTTATAAAAGTCTTCGCTGTCATTAAAACCAAGACCCGAGCCAGATGTGACGACAAACCAGAGAATGCCAGCACAAACAATTCCAATAAATGAAGTGATTACTACTGGTACAATGATCATCAGAATATTGGAAATAACAAGCCGTTTTTTTATTGTTATATTTTTATAAAATATTGCTTTTATTTTCATATAAAACACCGCCATGTAAACAATATTTAAAAGTATAGCATAATTTTTTTTATTAGTCTTTAACCCTGCATAAACAATTAAAAAATATTTGCTGCTTTCTTATATCGCATGAAATGTAATTTTGCCATATCAGGGTAACTGTTTAGTTTATGAAGAGTTTAACTTCAATTTAACTGGACTTTATGTTTAGATAATATAACTTATCTGAACTGGCATAGCAAGTGGAAGATAAAAGGACTGATGTTCAGCCTGTCCATCCGATGATGAAAGTGGTGAATGTTCGATGATATGGTTAATAAACGGAAAATAAGACTGGATATAAATGGAGGAAAATATGGAGGCACCAATGCAAGGTCTGTCTGCGCAGGAAGTAAAGGAACGCAAAGAACGGGGAGATTTGGGAAAACAACCAGGTTCCATTACAAAAACCAAGGCGCAGATATTTAAAGAAAACATTTTTACATTATTCAATTTGCTCAATTTTATTATTGCGGCATTGCTTTTTGCTGTCGGTGCTTATTCCAATATGATTTTTATTGTCATTATTATTATCAATGTTATAATCGGGATTGCACAGGAACTAAAAGCGAAAAAACTGATAGACGAGCTGTCGATCTTAAACCGGCCAAAGGCAAAATTGATAAGAGATGGCAGAGAGATCGTTGTTGAAACCGAGGACATCGTTATAGATGATGTAATGGTACTGGAAAGCGGACATCAAATCTGTAATGACGGGATTGTGCTTGGCGGTATGGCAGAAGTTAATGAATCGCTGCTAACCGGCGAAAGTGATGCCATATTAAAGACAGAGGGCAGCGAGCTTTATTCCGGAAGCTTTGTCGTTACTGGAAAGTGTTATGCGAAAACAACGCACGTAGGCAGTGAAAATTATGCCGTGAAGCTCATGGAGGAAACAAAAAAAACTAAGAGTGTTTCGTCTGAATTGCTCGGTTCCATGAAACAGGTGACCCGCTTTACAAGCTTTCTTATTGTGCCGTTGGGGATTCTGTTGTTCCTTGAAGCAATCATGCTCAGGCAAGTATTGGTTTCGGATGCGGTCGTATCTTCTTCGGCGGCACTTTTGGGGATGCTTCCCAAAGGATTGGTGCTCCTGATTGCTGTTTCGCTTGCAAACGGCGTTATCCGTCTGGCAAATATGAAGATTCTGGTTCAGAATATCTATTCTCTGGAGACAC from Lacrimispora sphenoides JCM 1415 encodes the following:
- a CDS encoding sensor histidine kinase; translation: MKIKAIFYKNITIKKRLVISNILMIIVPVVITSFIGIVCAGILWFVVTSGSGLGFNDSEDFYKASRGISMIVEKSLKKEKNANLAEDLAGISRILDRNSIALSVDSSGKTLYQYGSATDADRILMEAEAILGGKGFVSNGNRELYVQQVENNGAVYRIAIFASPSKLSYRILKVVLVIQAVILLIAILFSILLTNRFLTKFVFQKIEQPLNILSDGVRQISDGNLEHRIVYDCQDEFAPICADFNEMAARLKASVELTDQHEQSRKELLAGISHDLRSPLTSIQAYVEGLLDGIAKTPENQKGYLEIIKSKAEDIDRMLSKIFLFSKMELGEYPDNPELLRLDDEVRQFLRALGTEYEEKGLVLSANALVPAAVLADPDQLRRVMTNIMENSAKYKTKDKGTLTISLWEENGGYCLSLCDDGPGVPNEALSHLFEVFYRSDPSRQDPHRGSGLGLAIAANAIQRMNGTIDAKAGKNGGLELVIWLPKAEE